The Bradyrhizobium barranii subsp. barranii genome segment CTCGCCGCCGCCGCGATGTCCGTGGGCTCAATGGTGTCGACCGGCAGCGCGAACTGCTCGACGCGCTGGTATCGCTTCTTGTTGAGCAGGAGCCGCGTCACGTCGGGCCGCGAATAATGTCCGGCGGGATCGGCAGCGTTCTTGGCAATACCGATGGCGCCGAGATCGATCTCGGCAATCAGCAGCCCTTCCTGGTCCGGCGCCAGCTTGTCGCCGATCTGGCTGCCGTCGGGACCGTAGATCGCGGCGAATCCGCCGCCCACATGCAGCAACGCATTCTTGTCCGGCCGGTCGCAGAGCTCATCGATCATGGCCTGCGAGACCGTCGCGCAAGGCGCGAGCACGAAGCAGGAGCCCTCCACCGCATAGACGCGCGAGGCGGCATTGTTGACCTCGGCGCCGAGCGCCGGCGCAAAGGGATCGTAGAGCGAGAAGCTCGGCCAGGCCGCGACATGCACCTGCTCATTCTGGGCGTACATCGCGTATTTCGACAGTGGCTGGAGATGCTCCCAGCAGCACAATGCGCCGATGCGGCCGATGTCTGGTCTCGCGTGGACGGCGAGATCGCTGCCGTCACCCTCGCCATAGACCGTGCGCTCGGCATGGGTCGGCCGCAGCTTGCGGCGCTTTGCGATGGTCTCGCCGTCCGGCCCGATCAGCCATTGCGCGAGATAAAGGCTGCCGCCGTCGCGCTCGGACAGGCCGAGCACAGCGGTGAGCTTTGCCTTACGTACGGCGTCGCGCAGCCGCTCGGCCTGCGGACTATCATAGGACAGCGAGTTGTCGAAGTAGCGCTGCACGAAGCCGCGGCCGATCGCCCAGGCAGGCGAGTCCATCCAGATATGCCAGGGGTAGCCGGGGATGAAGGCCTCGGGAAAGGCGATCAGCTTGGCGCCCTTCTCGGCGGCGTCCCTGATCAGCGCGATCGACTTGTCGATCGACGCGTCGAGATCCAGCCAGGCGGGCGCCGCCTGCACAACCGCGACCTTGTATTTCGGATGTTCGATGCCCATTGCCACCTCCATTGCCGGTTGATCGGAAGCCACGTCCGATGCAGTCTATTTGGCCAAGCCACCCGGCCGGGCGCTCGACCGCGGTGGAACAAAAACTCGACTGGCCGGGATCGCCGACGGGTACGGGACTTGCCTTCGGTCTGGCTGGATCTGCGGTCTGGCTGGATCTGCGCCAACATGCGGTTTTCAGGATGTGAAAGGGAGGCTGTCCAGATGCCAATCCAGTTCACGACGGACGGCAGCCCCGGCTACCGGCGGCTGGCGCTCTGGCAGGACATCGTCTGCGACGTCTTCGTCGGGCTCGACTGCAAGTCCGACCTCGGCAGCGCCTTTCGCGGCTCGGTCACGCAGGCCCCGCTCGGCAAGGCCGTGTGCTCCGAGGTCTGCTCCGACCGCCAGCACGTGTTCCGGACGCCGTCCCGCATCGCGCGTTCGGATCAGGATTTTGTCCTGGTTGCGCTCGGCAATCGCGGCGACGGAGGCGTGGTGCAGGACGGCCGCGAGACCGTGATCCATCCCGGCGAGTTCGCGCTCTACGACACGACGCGTCCCTATGAGCTGAAGTTCAACCACGCCTTCACGCAGACCATCTTCAAGGTGCCGCGCGAGATGTTGCAGCGCCGGCTCGGCGCCACCGAGACACTCACCGCGATGTCGTTCGGCGCCGATGTGCCGCTCGAACGGCTCGCCTATGATTTCATCTTCAGGCTTTGCCAGAGCGCGGACCGACTTGCCCCGGACAACGCTGCGGCGTTGTCGGAGCAGGCCGTCGATCTGCTCGCGATGGCGCTGAGCGAACGGCTCGGCAAGACATCGCTGCCGTCCTCCACCCATCGCTCCGCCCTGCTCTATCGCTTGAAGGCCCACATCCGCGCTCATTTGGCGGATCCCGACCTCTCGCTGTCGGAGGCCGCGGCTGCACTCGGCATCTCGCCGCGCTATGTGAACGATCTCCTCGCCGACGAGGATACCTCGTTCCAGCGCCATGTGCTTGCCGAGCGTCTGGCCCAATGCCGGCGTGACCTCGCCTCGCCCGTGCTGGCCCATCGCCACGTCAGCGAGATCGCATTCGCCTGGGGCTTCAACGATCTCTCGCATTTCGGCCGCGTTTTCCGCGAGCATTTCGGAATGTCGCCACGCGACTTCAGGCAGAGCCAGTTACGGCACTGAGATCCAGCCAGCCATCACCTCGAGCCTTCGCTGCAGGCGAAGGCAAGGCTCGTCAATTCCAGATTGCCTTGTCCGGCTGCGCGCATCAGGCTGGCGTGCATGAGGACTCACGCCACCATAAGCGGATCGGAGCTGTTGCTGGGTGTGATCGCGATCAGGCTCGCGGTGCTGGTCCCTGGTGGGCTGGGGCCTGACGCTGCTGCCGCAGGCGCGTGACGGCGAAGCCGCCTGCTTCCCCTCGCCCGCAACCAGGATCGAGGTTCAGTCATCGGTGAAGACGCCAGGCGCGCGCCTTGCCGATGCAGCATTCGATGACATGCGTCTGCACGACTAGGCCATTCCCGAGCAAGGCCGGTATGTGAGCACGTGATAGGACGCGGCCCGCGCTTGCATTACCATCGCACCCCAAGGCCGCATCGATCAACCAGCGGCCAGCCGAGGAGCATATCAATGGAATACCGACGCTTGGGCCGATCCGGCCTCATGGTGCCCGCTTTGAGCCTGGGAACAGGCACCTTCGGCGGCGTCGGCCGCCTTGCTGCGTGGGGTACGACGGACGCGGCCGAGGCGCGGCGCCTTCTGGATATCTGCCTCGATGCCGGGGTGTCGATGTTCGACACCGCCAACGTCTATTCGCTCGGCGAATCCGAGCGCGTCCTCGGCGAGGCCATCAAGGGCCGCCGCGACAAGGTTCTGATCTCGACCAAGGCCACCTTCCGCTTCGGCGATGGGCCCAACGACATCGGCTCGTCGCGGCAGCATCTGCTCGCGGCCATCGACGGTTCTCTGAGCCGGCTCGGCACCGATTACATCGACCTGTTCCAGCTTCACGGCTTCGACGCGTTCACCCCGCCTGAAGAGGTGCTTGCGACTCTCGACGTGCTCGTGCGCGCCGGCAAGATCCGCTATGTCGGCGTCTCCAACTTTTCGGGCTGGCACCTGATGAAGTCGCTCTCGGTTGCCGACAAGCATGGCTTCCCACGCTACGTCGCCAACCAGACCTACTATTCCCTGATCGGGCGCGACTACGAATGGGAGCTGATGCCGCTCGGTCTCGACCAAGGGCTCGGCGCTGTCGTCTGGTCACCGCTCGGATGGGGACGCCTCACCGGAAAAATCCGACGGGGTCAACCGAAGCCCGAGGTCAGTCGCCTGCCCAAGACCGCCGATTTCGGCCCGCCCGTGCCCGATGAGCACGTCTATCGCGTCGTCGAGGCGATCGACGAGGTCGCCAAGGAGACGGGCAAGACCGTCTCGCAGATCGCGCTGAACTGGCTGCTCCAGCGTCCGACGGTCTCGACGCTGATCATCGGCGCGCGCAACGAGACGCAGCTGCGCGAAAATCTCGGCGCGGTCGGCTGGACATTGACCCAGGACCAGATCGCAAAGCTCGATGCCGCGAGCAAGGTGACCTTGCCCTATCCCTACTGGCACCAGCGCACCACCTTCACCGACCGCAATCCGCCGGCGGTGTAGAGACAGCCAACTGCCCGACCGCTCGGCTCCCCGAGCTCTCGCGAAAGCGGTCCCGACCCGTTTTCCTGTGCCGGAAGGCCGGCTTCCGGCACAGGAACCGTCCGGGTCCTGCCGGGTTGCGATCCATCCTGCAATTTCCTAATCCGGGGATGAATCACGGCTCCAATCAGGCGCGCCTCCATCATGTCGTCTGCCCCGATCGAGCATGCCGACGGCCTGCCGCAGCCGCAGCGCAACCAGGCGGTGCTGACGATTGCGCTCGGCATCATCATGGCGGTCGTCGACAGCGCCATCGCCAACGTGGCGCTGCCGACGATCGCAGCCGACCTTGATGCGAGCCCGGCCTTCTCAATCTGGATCGTCAATGGCTACCAGCTCGCGATCACGATCTCGCTGCTGCCGCTGGCGTCGCTCGGCGAGATCGTCGGCTATCGCCGCGTCTATCTGGCCGGGCTCGTACTGTTCACGCTCGCATCCGCGTTCTGCGCGCTGGCGCATACGCTGCCGCTGCTGACGATCGCGCGCATCATCCAGGGTTTTGGCGCGGCCGGCATCATGAGCGTCAACGCGGCGCTGGTGCGTTTCACTTACCCGCGCAGCCAGCTCGGCCGCGGCATCGGGATCAACGCGCTCGTCGTCGCCTTCTCGGCCGCGGTCGGCCCGACGCTCGCCGCGGGCATCCTGGCGATCGGAACCTGGCCCTGGCTGTTCGCCATCAACGTCCCGCTGGGTGCGGTGACGCTGGTGCTCGGCCTGCGCAGCCTACCGCACACAAAACCCGCCGGCCATTCCTTCGACTGGCAGAGCGCAGGGCTATCCGCGATCACCTTCGGCGTCGGCATCGCGGCCGTCGACAGCGTCGGGCATGGCGAGGCCGCCATCACCTGTCTCGTTCAATTCGCCATCGCCATCGTCGCGGGCGCGCTGCTGATCTACCGCGAAACCCACATGACCTCGCCGCTGCTGCCGGTCGACCTGTTGCGCATCCCGGTGTTCGCACTGTCGATCGCCACTTCGATCGCCTCGTTCTGCGGACAGATGCTGGCCTTCGTCGCGATCCCCTTCTACCTCCAGAGCCGCTTCGGCTATTCCGCCGTGCATATGGGGCTCCTGATCACGCCATGGCCGATCGCGGTGGCGTTCGCAGCCCCGCTCGCCGGCCGCCTGGTCGAGCATTATCCGGCCGGCCTGCTCGGCGGCATCGGGCTCACGCTGTTTGCCTGCGGCCTCGGCGCACTCGCCTTCCTGCCTGCAAGCCCGACGCCGCTCGACGTGATCTGGCGGATGGCGCTGGCGGGGGCCGGCTTCGGCCTGTTCCAGACCCCCAACAACCGCACCATGATCGCGGCCGCCCCGCGCGAGCGCGCCGGCGGCGCCAGCGGTATGCTGGGCACGGCGCGTCTGCTCGGCCAGACCACCGGCGCGGCGCTGGTGGCGCTGCTGCTCGGCCGCTATCCGACCGAGGGAACCAGGATCGCGCTCCTTGTCGGCGTCGGATTTGCGCTGTGCGGTGCAGTGCTGAGCATGCTGCGGCTCTCTCCCGCGGGCGCGCGCGGTGCCGAGCACGTCCGGGTACAGGACGACCAGCGCCTGCGCGGCGAATAGCTCACGTCCAGGTTCTGCTGCTCTCGCGCGCAACTTGTGCGTGGCTTAACTATCTGGACCAATGACGTATTGCCCTCCGCTCCGGTTGCGCTTCATTGACGCGGGGAATAAGGAATAAGGGGCATTTCATGCGTTCATTTGGAATTGTGGCGCTCAGCGTCATGCTGGGCGGCTGCGCGTCTGTCACGCGTGGTACGACCGAAAACATCAGCATCTCATCGACACCATCGGGCGTAGAAGCCATCGTCAGCGGAATGGAAGTTCCGACCACCTGCACGACGCCGTGCTCCGTGGTCGTCAAGCGGAACGCCGACATTTCGATCACCTTCCAGAAGGAAGGCTACGAACCGCAGATCGTGCCGCTCAGCCGGGACATACCGACCTCCGGGGCCGCCGGCTTCGCGGGAAATCTTTTGCTCGGCGGTGTCGTCGGCATGGGCGTCGATGCTGCCACCGGGGCGGCAACCGATCACAAGCCGAATCCTGTCATCGTGACCATGCAGCCGTCAGCCCCTGCCCGCGCACGGCCACCCGCGCCGAGGAAGCCGCGGCCGCCGGCGGCGCCTGCGCCTGACACCGGCACGTAGCGCCCCGCAACTGCCACGCAAACAAAAAGGCCGGCTTTTCAGCCGGCCTTTTCAATTCATATCGCTCGCAATCAAGCCTTGACCAGCGGGCCCTTCGAGGTCGGCCCCTTCGAGCCGCCGGAGCCACCACCGCCCGGCTTGGACTTGCCCGGCGGACGCTTGCGGGCGCCGGGCAGCTTCTCCTGCTTCGGCGTGATCGGACCGTCGAGGAACTCGAACCCGATCTTGTCCTTGGTCTCGTCGGCCTCGTCCTTGACCAGGACGACGCGGACGTGGCCGCCACCCTTGAGCTTGCCGAACAGCACCTCGTCAGCCAGCGGCTTCTTGATGTGCTCCTGGATGACGCGGGCCATGGGCCGTGCGCCCATCTGCTCGTCGTAACCATGCTGGACCAGCCAGGTCTTGGCGGGCTCGGACAGTTCGATCGTGACGTCGCGATCGCCGAGCTGAGCCTCGAGCTGAAGCACGAACTTCTCCACGACCGTGCCGATCACCTCGACGCTGAGATGGCCGAACGAGACGATGGCATCGAGACGGTTGCGGAATTCCGGCGCGAACTGCCGGTTGATCGCCTCGTGGTCGTCGCCTTCTCGCTTCGAGCGGGTGAAGCCGAACGCCTGCTTGGCGAGATCCGAAGCACCCGCATTCGTGGTCATGATCAGGATCACGTTGCGGAAGTTGACCTGCTTGCCGTTGTGGTCGGTGAGCCGGCCGTGATCCATGATCTGGAGCAGCACGTTGTAGAGGTCGGGATGCGCCTTCTCGATTTCGTCGAGCAGAACGACGCAATGCGGATGCTGGTCGACGCCGTCGGTGAGCAGGCCGCCCTGGTCGAAGCCGACATAGCCGGGAGGTGCGCCGATCAGGCGCGACACCGTGTGCCGCTCCATGTATTCGGACATGTCGAAGCGCAACAGCTCGACGCCGAGCGACGCCGCCAGCTGCTTCGCGACTTCGGTCTTGCCGACGCCGGTCGGACCCGAGAACAAATAGCAGCCGATCGGCTTCTCCGGCTCGCGCAGGCCGGCACGCGCCAGCTTGATCGAAGCGGCGAGCGACTCGATCGCCTTGTCCTGGCCGAACACGGTGCGCTTCAGGGTCTGCTCGAGATGCTTGAGCACCTCGGCATCGTCCTTCGACACGCTCTTCGGCGGGATCCGCGCCATCGACGCGATCGTGGTCTCGATCTCCTTGATGCCGATGGTCTTCTTGCGCTTGTTCTCGGCCACCAGCATCTGCGCCGCGCCTGACTCGTCGATCACGTCGATCGCCTTGTCGGGCAGCTTGCGGTCGTGGATGTAGCGCGAGGAGAGCTGCACCGCGGCCTCGATCGCCTCATTGGTGTACTTCAGCCGATGGTAGTCCTCGAAGTAAGGCTTGAGACCCTTGAGGATCGCGATCGCGTCCTCGACCGTCGGCTCGTTGATGTCGATCTTCTGGAAGCGCCGCACCAGCGCGCGGTCCTTCTCGAAGTGCTGGCGGTATTCCTTGTAGGTGGTCGAGCCCATGCAGCGGATCGTGCCCGAGGCAAGCGCCGGCTTGAGCAGGTTCGACGCATCCATCGCCCCGCCCGACGTCGCGCCCGCACCGATCACGGTGTGGATCTCGTCGATGAACAGGATGGCGTTGGGATGCGCTTCGAGCTCCTTCAGCACCTGCTTCAGGCGCTCCTCGAAGTCGCCGCGATAGCGCGTGCCCGCAAGCAGCGTGCCCATGTCGAGCGAGAACACGGTCGCAGCCGCAAGAACCTCCGGCACCTCGCTGTCGACGATGCGCTTGGCGAGGCCCTCCGCGATCGCGGTCTTGCCGACACCGGCCTCGCCCACGAACAGCGGATTGTTCTTCTGCCGGCGGCACAGCACCTGGATCGCGCGGTTGATCTCGGAATTGCGTCCGATCACCGGATCGATCTTGCCGTCGCGCGCCTTCTTGTTGAGGTTGACGCAATAGGTATCGAGCGCTTCGCCCTTCTTCTTGGCGTCCTCGGTACCCTTTGCCTCGGTCTCTTCGTCGACGCCGCGCACCGGCCGCGCCTCGGAGACGCCCGGCCGCTTGGCGATGCCGTGGCTGATGTAGTTGACGGCGTCATAGCGCGTCATGTCCTGCTCCTGCAGGAAGTACGCGGCATGGCTCTCGCGCTCGGCGAAGATCGCGATCAGCACGTTGGCGCCGGTCACCTCTTCGCGACCGGACGACTGCACATGGATCACCGCGCGCTGGATCACGCGCTGGAAACCGGCGGTCGGCTTGGCGTCGTCGGCGCCATCCGTCACCAGATTCTCGAATTCGGTTTCAAGGTAATTGACGAGGCTCGTGCGGAGCTTGTCGAGATCGACGCTACAGGCGCGCATGACGGCGGCTGCATCGGAGTCGTCGATCAGGGAGAGCAAGAGATGCTCGAGCGTCGCGTATTGGTGATGACGCTCGTTTGCGATCGCCAGCGCACGATGCAGGGATTGTTCAAGGCTTTGGGAAAAAGTCGGCATTCGCGTCCTCTATGGCCCCCACCATCATGATCGCCATCGCCCGGTCAGGCAACAACAACCTTTGTCACATATAGTTATACAAGACCGCGGCGAAAGACCGGTTCCGCGACTCAAATGGGCATTACGCGCCCACGGCATGCTCGATGCAAAACCCGTTCCGATTTGGGCAGAACTACCCATTTGGGCAGGATTGACGGCGCTGATTTTCGCGGGATCACGCAGCAGGATGTGCTGTCGTCACATACCGCGCGACCAGAACCGATCTAAATAACTCTGGATGTGAACGCGCAGTTATTTCTTTTCCATCACGCATTGCAGCGGATGCTGGTGCTTGCGGGCGAAGTCCATCACCTGCGTCACCTTGGTCTCGGCGATCTCGTAGGTGAATACGCCGCACTCGCCGATGCCGTGATGATGGACATGCAGCATGATCTTGGTCGCGGCCTCGATGTCCTTCTGGAAGAACTTCTCCAGCACATGGACGACGAATTCCATCGGCGTGTAGTCGTCGTTCAGGATCAGCACACGATACAGGTTCGGCCGCTTGGTCTTCGGCTTGACCTTGGTGATGACAGACGTATTCGGCCCCGTCGGTCCGCCCGAACGGTTCTCGTCATTGCTCATACGAGGAGCGTGGGCAGCGGCTTGCGCGGACAGGTCTAGTCTGAAAGTCAGGTGCGGCATGGCTCAGGCGTTCAAATTCCCCACGGAAGCGAGTGACGGTCAGCCGCGCGGCCCCGCCCTTCAGAGCTTTGCACGGGCGCGCCGCCTTGTTGGATCACCGCTTCCAACCGGTCCGGTCAAGCCCGGCTCGATTGTAGGGAATATGGGCCCGCCCCCGGCTCGCCGCAAGCGTGCAACGGTCTGGCCAATATGGTCGAGGCAGTCCCGATTCCCGGTCCGGCGATCCAGACCAAGGTTAGTCAATCCGGACCGATTTGACAAAAGTTTCGGCCGGCACCGTTTAGAACATCTTCACCAGGAATCCGGCCGTTAAGCGGCAGCGGCGGTTTCGCGGGATACCTCCGGTTTTCTACGGTCCAATCGAGCTGCCGTTCAATCGCGTGGCCCCTGGTGCGCATGCGCGTCGCCATGCTGCTCGACAACGCCGGCTCGATGGCCCAGGACGGCAAGATGTCGGCGATGCAGACGGCCGCGAAGAACCTGGTCGATCAGCTCAGTGGCCTCGTGCTCCTCGCCGGCGTTCTCGATGCGCAGAATCGCTGGTGGTACAGCAATGCCTCGCAGATCGACACGCGGCGGAAGAAGCTGCGCGACGACGCCAAGGTGAGCGGCATCGACACGTTCTGCCGGTGATGTCGGCGAGTCAGACCGTGTGGGGTTGACGTCGGTACGTCGCTGTCGAAGCTGCGCGTGGCGCGCTGAACCGGATCTCTCTCGCGACAACAAAAAAGCCCGGCTGAACCAGCCGGGCTTTTCGATTCCAGGAGTTCCAGAGGAAGTTAGTTGGCAGCCGGGGTGAACTTCGAAACGATGGTCTCGACCGGCTTGAACGCCTGCTTGGCGAGGTCGCTGTAAAGGCCGGCGATCTTCTGCGATTCCGCGACGAAGGTCTCGTAGCTGGAACGGGCGAAGTCGGTCTGCGCTTCCACGGCCTTGTCCAGCGACTTCACGCCGGAAAGCTTCTCGACGAAGGACTTGGTGTCTTCAAACGACTTCTTGGTGTAGTCGCCATACGCGCTGGCGATCGCCTGGAGGCCATGCTGCATCGAGGTCGCGGAAGCAACGCACTGCTCGAACTGCTCTTTCCCGTAGCTCTGAAAGTCTTCAACCCTGAACATTTCGGAATCCTTTTTCCCTGGCTTTGGTCCGGAAGCCCCGGCTCCCTGACTCCGCCCAAAAATAGTGCAGCGCACAAAAAAGTCAAGAATCTTGTGCGGCGCACAAAATTAGATGCAAATCGCTGAGATTCCCGGGGTTTCCCGCAATGGTTCCTTAAGCTTTTGGAAACCGCGGACCCCTACCCTGATTCCCTGGACGTGTTCAGCTTCCGCGAACGGTCAAAAGCCGTTCGAGAACATCACCTTAGCCAGAACAGCGGCTCAGGCCCAACGTTTCCCGCAGCGAACACCAGCGGAGAGACAGCCTGAGCAGGTAATGATCCCGGGTCGAGTGGGCACAATTTCGCCTCACGGGCCGGTGATCAAGTCAGAAACGGGGACGGGGTTTCATGCTTCGTAAAAACTTGTCTTCCTCGCGCTTGGCGCGGGTTGGCGTTTTCGGGCTTCTTACGGTCACCGCCGTAGTCATCTTCACCGATGCTGCCGAGGCACGGCGTCACCGGCGCAATTACGCGCACCACCGGGTGCAGCGCGATGTGTCCGACAGCTCCAGCCCGAAATTCGCATCGATCATCGTCGACGGCAATTCCGGCTCCGTGCTCCAGGCAACGAGCCCGGACGGAATCCGCCACCCCGCCTCGCTCACCAAGATCATGACGCTCTATCTGCTGTTCGAGCGCCTCGAGTCCGGCAGGATGAAGCTCGACACCGAGATGCCGGTCTCGCAGCACGCCGCCGATCAGGATCCGACCAAGCTGAACCTCCGTGCCGGCCAGACCATCCGCGTCGAGGACGCGATCAAGGGCCTCGTCACCCGCTCCGCCAACGATGCGGCCGTCGTGATCGCGGAAGCGATCGGCGGCGACGAGGACGACTTCGCCCAGATGATGACGCGCAAGGCGCGCTCGCTCGGCATGTCCAAGACGGTCTACCGCAACGCCAACGGCCTTCCCAACGACGAGCAGGTCACGACCGCGCGCGACCAGGCCACGCTCGGCCGCGCCATCCAGGAGCGCTTCCCGCGCTACTATCGCTATTTCGCGACCTCGACGTTCAATTGGCGCGGACAGTCGATCCGCAACCATAACCACCTGCTCGGCAGCGTCGAGGGCGTGGACGGCATCAAGACCGGCTACACCCGCGCCTCCGGCTTCAACCTCGTGACCTCGATGCGCCGCGGCAACCGCCACCTGATCGGCGTGGTGCTCGGCGGCCGCAGCGGCGGCTCGCGCGACGCCACCATGCGCAACCTGCTCGCGGAGAACCTCGAGAAGGGCGCCACCACCCACACCGTCGTCGCTGTCACCGAGCGCAACGGCGCAGATGCCAATACCGACGTCGCCGATGCATCGGAGACCGCGGCCCGCCCCGCTCCGCAGGTCCAGCAGGCTGCGGCCGCCCCTGCCCCCGAAACGGCCCCGCAGCGCCTCGCCTCGCGCCTCTCAGCGCTGGCGGCTGCGACCGCCGCGATGCCGCCGGCTCAAGCCAGGCCGGACACCAGCAAGCCCGAGGTTCGGCCGACTGAATCCAGGATCGAGCCTGCGCCGCTCACCAATGGCGTGATCTCGAGCCAGCCGCTCTCCATCATCCCCGGCTCGTCCGAGCCGATGAAGCCGGTCCGGGTGAAGACCGTTCAGGTCAAGGCCGGCACCGTGAAGGTCGCCTCCGCCGCGCCGGCTCAGGTCGCACCGCAGGTCACGAGCACGATTGCGGCCCGCTCCGACGTCGCGGAGACCTCCGGCGCCGTCGTCGCCCGCGCCGATCTCATCAACAAGCCCGAGATGGCGAGCCAGCCGGAAGCGCCGAAGGCCGAGCTCGCCCGCACCGAGATGCCCCGTCAGCCGGCGGGCTTCGGCACCGGCAACGGCATCCTCGGCGTGCTGCCGGCCGCAACGGCCGCCGCGCCCACTCCGGCTGCTGCGAAGCTCGCTTCGGCCGATCCGGCGCCGCAGCCGATCCAGATGAGCGCCACCACCAAGCCGGTCGTCACCCATAGCGGCTGGATCGTCCAGGTCGGCGCACTCGAGAGCGAGAACGAAGCCCAGCAGCGCATCGACGCCGCCCGCAGCTCGGCCCGCGGCCTGCTCAGCAAGGCCGACCCGTTCACCGAGCCGGTCCTCGCCAAGGACAATCGCAAGCTTTACCGGGCCCGTTTCGCCGGGCTCGAGCGGGACCAGGCCGAAGCCGTCTGCCGCGCCCTGAAGCGCGCCGACATCTCCTGCATCACCGTCCGCAACTGATCTGTCTCACCGGTCCAATCAAAATGCCCGCGCCTTGCGCGGGCATTTTTGTTTGGGGGATGCGGCGATGCCAGTTCCGCGACAACCTCTCGTCAAGGATTTACGGTTAAAACTTTACTCAAGGGATCGACCACGCCGACAAAGGCGGGCATCGGGGCGACGGCAGACAGAGCAAGCGGAGCTTACGCGGTACGGGCGTTTGTAGCGTAGTGCCGGAGTTAGCCGTTATGCGTGCGAAGCAGAGTATCCTTGGCCTCGTTCACACGGGCAGCGAGATACGTCGAGCCCCCCTGGTCGGGATGGAGTTTCTTCATCAGGGACTTGTGCGCCCGGCTGATGTCGTCGCGCCCCGCGCCCGGCTGCAGGCCAAGGATCTGATAG includes the following:
- a CDS encoding phasin family protein, which produces MFRVEDFQSYGKEQFEQCVASATSMQHGLQAIASAYGDYTKKSFEDTKSFVEKLSGVKSLDKAVEAQTDFARSSYETFVAESQKIAGLYSDLAKQAFKPVETIVSKFTPAAN
- a CDS encoding AraC-like ligand-binding domain-containing protein, with protein sequence MPIQFTTDGSPGYRRLALWQDIVCDVFVGLDCKSDLGSAFRGSVTQAPLGKAVCSEVCSDRQHVFRTPSRIARSDQDFVLVALGNRGDGGVVQDGRETVIHPGEFALYDTTRPYELKFNHAFTQTIFKVPREMLQRRLGATETLTAMSFGADVPLERLAYDFIFRLCQSADRLAPDNAAALSEQAVDLLAMALSERLGKTSLPSSTHRSALLYRLKAHIRAHLADPDLSLSEAAAALGISPRYVNDLLADEDTSFQRHVLAERLAQCRRDLASPVLAHRHVSEIAFAWGFNDLSHFGRVFREHFGMSPRDFRQSQLRH
- a CDS encoding MFS transporter; its protein translation is MSSAPIEHADGLPQPQRNQAVLTIALGIIMAVVDSAIANVALPTIAADLDASPAFSIWIVNGYQLAITISLLPLASLGEIVGYRRVYLAGLVLFTLASAFCALAHTLPLLTIARIIQGFGAAGIMSVNAALVRFTYPRSQLGRGIGINALVVAFSAAVGPTLAAGILAIGTWPWLFAINVPLGAVTLVLGLRSLPHTKPAGHSFDWQSAGLSAITFGVGIAAVDSVGHGEAAITCLVQFAIAIVAGALLIYRETHMTSPLLPVDLLRIPVFALSIATSIASFCGQMLAFVAIPFYLQSRFGYSAVHMGLLITPWPIAVAFAAPLAGRLVEHYPAGLLGGIGLTLFACGLGALAFLPASPTPLDVIWRMALAGAGFGLFQTPNNRTMIAAAPRERAGGASGMLGTARLLGQTTGAALVALLLGRYPTEGTRIALLVGVGFALCGAVLSMLRLSPAGARGAEHVRVQDDQRLRGE
- the clpA gene encoding ATP-dependent Clp protease ATP-binding subunit ClpA gives rise to the protein MPTFSQSLEQSLHRALAIANERHHQYATLEHLLLSLIDDSDAAAVMRACSVDLDKLRTSLVNYLETEFENLVTDGADDAKPTAGFQRVIQRAVIHVQSSGREEVTGANVLIAIFAERESHAAYFLQEQDMTRYDAVNYISHGIAKRPGVSEARPVRGVDEETEAKGTEDAKKKGEALDTYCVNLNKKARDGKIDPVIGRNSEINRAIQVLCRRQKNNPLFVGEAGVGKTAIAEGLAKRIVDSEVPEVLAAATVFSLDMGTLLAGTRYRGDFEERLKQVLKELEAHPNAILFIDEIHTVIGAGATSGGAMDASNLLKPALASGTIRCMGSTTYKEYRQHFEKDRALVRRFQKIDINEPTVEDAIAILKGLKPYFEDYHRLKYTNEAIEAAVQLSSRYIHDRKLPDKAIDVIDESGAAQMLVAENKRKKTIGIKEIETTIASMARIPPKSVSKDDAEVLKHLEQTLKRTVFGQDKAIESLAASIKLARAGLREPEKPIGCYLFSGPTGVGKTEVAKQLAASLGVELLRFDMSEYMERHTVSRLIGAPPGYVGFDQGGLLTDGVDQHPHCVVLLDEIEKAHPDLYNVLLQIMDHGRLTDHNGKQVNFRNVILIMTTNAGASDLAKQAFGFTRSKREGDDHEAINRQFAPEFRNRLDAIVSFGHLSVEVIGTVVEKFVLQLEAQLGDRDVTIELSEPAKTWLVQHGYDEQMGARPMARVIQEHIKKPLADEVLFGKLKGGGHVRVVLVKDEADETKDKIGFEFLDGPITPKQEKLPGARKRPPGKSKPGGGGSGGSKGPTSKGPLVKA
- a CDS encoding aldo/keto reductase, translated to MEYRRLGRSGLMVPALSLGTGTFGGVGRLAAWGTTDAAEARRLLDICLDAGVSMFDTANVYSLGESERVLGEAIKGRRDKVLISTKATFRFGDGPNDIGSSRQHLLAAIDGSLSRLGTDYIDLFQLHGFDAFTPPEEVLATLDVLVRAGKIRYVGVSNFSGWHLMKSLSVADKHGFPRYVANQTYYSLIGRDYEWELMPLGLDQGLGAVVWSPLGWGRLTGKIRRGQPKPEVSRLPKTADFGPPVPDEHVYRVVEAIDEVAKETGKTVSQIALNWLLQRPTVSTLIIGARNETQLRENLGAVGWTLTQDQIAKLDAASKVTLPYPYWHQRTTFTDRNPPAV
- the clpS gene encoding ATP-dependent Clp protease adapter ClpS, with the protein product MSNDENRSGGPTGPNTSVITKVKPKTKRPNLYRVLILNDDYTPMEFVVHVLEKFFQKDIEAATKIMLHVHHHGIGECGVFTYEIAETKVTQVMDFARKHQHPLQCVMEKK
- a CDS encoding carbon-nitrogen hydrolase family protein, whose protein sequence is MGIEHPKYKVAVVQAAPAWLDLDASIDKSIALIRDAAEKGAKLIAFPEAFIPGYPWHIWMDSPAWAIGRGFVQRYFDNSLSYDSPQAERLRDAVRKAKLTAVLGLSERDGGSLYLAQWLIGPDGETIAKRRKLRPTHAERTVYGEGDGSDLAVHARPDIGRIGALCCWEHLQPLSKYAMYAQNEQVHVAAWPSFSLYDPFAPALGAEVNNAASRVYAVEGSCFVLAPCATVSQAMIDELCDRPDKNALLHVGGGFAAIYGPDGSQIGDKLAPDQEGLLIAEIDLGAIGIAKNAADPAGHYSRPDVTRLLLNKKRYQRVEQFALPVDTIEPTDIAAAAS
- a CDS encoding PEGA domain-containing protein, translated to MRSFGIVALSVMLGGCASVTRGTTENISISSTPSGVEAIVSGMEVPTTCTTPCSVVVKRNADISITFQKEGYEPQIVPLSRDIPTSGAAGFAGNLLLGGVVGMGVDAATGAATDHKPNPVIVTMQPSAPARARPPAPRKPRPPAAPAPDTGT